A genome region from Pithys albifrons albifrons isolate INPA30051 chromosome 24, PitAlb_v1, whole genome shotgun sequence includes the following:
- the TRNP1 gene encoding TMF-regulated nuclear protein 1 encodes MPIPVLYRAIPSPYRCCTGPCPSRYSTGPSRAPGCPVPLRGRVSHLHPLFADAEPPPPGPIPPPAAPPPGYISPPHPSAAAPAPMAASPAAPASSRSPARGDAQRPARGGPGSTETGTESGGGGSGSPGSVELAAARRRLVAAEGRRRAAAELEGRVWQVHCALRHAELRLAARAETLGRLGAGVAQAQLALAAQTQRLQKGLRRRPRPRPAALLAAARALRSCVPWVPSRARGAAAGTPVRRLPAAPRGSA; translated from the coding sequence ATGCCCATTCCGGTGCTGTACCGGGCTATACCGAGCCCATACCGGTGCTGTACCGGGCCATGCCCATCTCGGTACAGTACCGGTCCATCCCGAGCCCCAGGCTGTCCCGTCCCGCTCCGGGGCCGCGTGTCCCACCTCCACCCCCTTTTTGCCGATGCGGAGCCGCCCCCTCCGGGGCCGATCCCCCCACCGGCAGCACCGCCCCCGGGCTATATATCCCCGCCGCATCCctccgccgccgctcccgctcccATGGCTGCATCCCCGGCGGCACCGGCATCATCCCGGAGCCCGGCCCGCGGCGACGCGCAGCGCCCGGCCCGCGGCGGCCCCGGCAGCACCGAGACCGGCACGgagagcggcggcggcggcagcggcagccCCGGCTCGGTGGAGCTGGCGGCGGCTCGGAGAAGGCTGGTGGCAGCGgaggggcggcggcgggcggcggcggagcTGGAGGGGCGTGTGTGGCAGGTGCACTGCGCCCTGCGGCACGCCGAGCTCCGCCTGGCCGCCCGCGCAGAGACCCTGGGCCGGCTCGGGGCCGGcgtggcacaggcacagctggcgCTGGCGGCGCAGACACAGCGGCTGCAGAAGGggctccgccgccgcccgcgcccccGGCCCGCAGCGCTGCTCGCCGCCGCCCGCGCCCTCCGCAGCTGCGTGCCCTGGGTACCGTCCCGGGCacgcggggcggccgcggggaCCCCCGTGCGGCGCCTGCCAGCGGCGCCCCGCGGCTCTGCATAG
- the KDF1 gene encoding keratinocyte differentiation factor 1 — protein MVGRRTRLPGDLSGHCQLSQPCQEDMPLRTRAAREADVSLEVFSGSTPEIKPSRSRAQQMRDRKGRKAELKDSNGREAETITFISGTAEAPPSQSFCCSSLSQAWNTYKAVFCCIVTCGGCFQDCSVCIPYPGPAETSTEDGKNGDYNGRLPNSPTNASPAEKNGNQIKKSSMGSSFSYPDVKLKGIPVYQNRSPSHQLESDSCCKELLEKPLRNSIEKPPLPSSHRSSEEYYSFHESDVDISELNGSMSSRQIDVLIFKKLTELFSVHQIDELAKCTSDTVFLEKTNKISDLINSITQDYNLDEQDAECRLVRGIIRISTRKSRVRPHISIPASQSHEEKSSRGNAPDSGNETMLESMVISQDDLAVQISEETPADVMARNMRRHSSAGSPASRDSSFQDTETDSSGAPLLQVYC, from the exons ATGGTGGGCCGGAGGACGCGCCTGCCCGGGGACCTGAGCGGCCACTGCCAGCTGAGCCAGCCGTGCCAGGAGGACATGCCCCTGCGGACCCGGGCAGCCAGGGAGGCAGATGTCAGCCTGGAGGTGTTCAGTGGCTCCACACCGGAGATCAAGCCCAGCCGCAGCCGAGCCCAGCAGATGCGGGACAGGAAGGGGCGCAAAGCTGAGCTCAAAGACTCCAACggcagagaggcagagacaaTCACCTTTAtctctggcacagcagaggcTCCCCCAAGCCAGAGCTTTTGCTGTTCCTCTCTGTCTCAGGCCTGGAATACGTACAAGGCTGTTTTCTGTTGTATAGTGACCTGTGGGGGCTGCTTCCAGGACTGCAGTGTCTGTATCCCCTACCCCGGGCCCGCAGAGACCTCCACTGAGGATGGAAAGAACGGAGACTACAACGGGCGGCTGCCAAACAGCCCCACCAACGCCTCTCCTGCTGAGAAGAACGGGAACCAGATCAAAAAGTCCAGCATGGGCAGCAGTTTCAGCTACCCAGATGTGAAACTGAAGGGCATTCCTGTCTACCAAAACAGGAGCCCCAGCCACCAACTGGAGTCAGATTCCTGCtgcaaggagctgctggagaagcCCCTCAGGAACAGCATAGAAAAGCCACCACTGCCCAGCAGCCACCGGAGCTCGGAGGAGTATTATTCCTTCCACGAGTCTGATGTGGACATCAGTGAGCTGAATGGCTCCATGTCCAGCAGGCAGATCGACGTCCTGATCTTCAAGAAGCTGACGGAGCTTTTCAGCGTCCACCAGATCGACGAGCTGGCCAAGTGCACCTCAGACACCGTCTTCCTGGAGAAGACCAACAAGATCTCGGACCTCATCAACAGCATAACTCAGGACTACAACCTGGATGAGCAGGATGCTGAGTGCAGGCTGGTCCGAGGCATCATCCGCATCAGCACCCGGAAAAGCAGAGTCCGGCCCCACATTTCCATCCCGGCCAGCCAGAGCCACGAGGAGAAGTCCAGCCGGGGCAACGCGCCCGACAGCGGCAACGAGACGATGCTGGAGTCCATGGTCATCAGCCAGGACG ACTTGGCGGTGCAGATATCGGAAGAAACACCGGCAGATGTGATGGCCCGGAACATGAGGCGGCACAGCAGCGCAG GCTCTCCAGCAAGCAGAGATTCCTCTTTCCAAGACACAGAGACTGACTCTTCTGGGGCACCTCTGCTTCAGGTGTATTGTTAA
- the TENT5B gene encoding terminal nucleotidyltransferase 5B produces MLEAAEEVAGAGGSRFSVLSWEQVQRLDQILGEAVPIHGRGNFPTLSVRPRTIVQVVRSRLEKKGITVHNVRLNGSAASHVLHQDSGLGYKDLDLIFGVDLKTEDVFQLVKDVVMDCLLDFLPEGVNKDKITPMTLKEAYVQKLVKVCNETDRWSLISLSNNSGKNVELKFVDSLRRQFEFSVDSFQIILDSLLLFGECSENPMAENFHPTVTGESMYGDFEEAMDHLRNRVIATRNPEEIRGGGLLKYCNLLVRGFKPKSEVDMKALQRYMCSRFFIDFSDIGEQLRKLECYLQSHFVGMESNRYDYLMTLHRVVNESTVCLMGHERRQTLNLIAMLAVRVLAEQNIIPTVTNVTCYYQPAPYVSEINFNYYVTHVQPFLPCNQSYPTWLPCN; encoded by the exons ATGCTGGAGGCGGCGGAGGAGGTGGCGGGGGCCGGCGGGAGCCGCTTCAGTGTCCTGTCGTGGGAGCAGGTGCAGCGGCTGGACCAGATCCTGGGGGAGGCCGTGCCCATCCACGGCCGGGGAAACTTCCCCACGCTGTCCGTGCGGCCCCGAACCATCGTGCAG GTTGTCCGCAGTCgcctggagaagaaaggaaTCACGGTCCACAACGTCAGGTTGAATGGCTCAGCAGCCAGTCACGTCCTGCATCAAGACAGTGGCTTGGGGTACAAAGACCTGGACCTCATTTTCGGTGTGGATCTGAAGACCGAAGATGTTTTCCAGCTCGTTAAAGACGTGGTCATGGATTGCCTGCTCGACTTCCTCCCTGAAGGCGTCAACAAGGACAAGATCACCCCCATGACCCTGAAGGAGGCCTATGTGCAGAAGCTGGTGAAGGTGTGCAACGAGACCGACCGCTGGAGCCTCATCTCGCTCTCCAACAACAGCGGGAAGAACGTGGAGCTCAAATTCGTGGACTCTCTCCGGAGGCAGTTCGAGTTCAGTGTGGACTCCTTCCAGATCATCCTGGACTCGCTCCTGCTGTTTGGGGAGTGCTCTGAGAACCCCATGGCTGAGAACTTCCACCCCACGGTCACCGGGGAGAGCATGTACGGGGACTTCGAGGAGGCCATGGACCACCTCCGGAACAGGGTCATCGCCACCAGGAACCCGGAGGAGATCCGAGGCGGGGGGCTCCTGAAGTACTGCAACCTCCTGGTCAGGGGGTTTAAGCCCAAATCAGAAGTGGATATGAAGGCACTACAGAGGTACATGTGCTCCAGGTTTTTCATAGACTTCTCTGACATCGGcgagcagctgaggaagctggaatGTTACCTCCAGAGCCACTTTGTTGGGATGGAGAGCAACAGATATGACTATTTGATGACCCTCCACAGGGTGGTCAATGAGAGCACGGTCTGCCTCATGGGACACGAGAGGAGGCAGACCCTGAACCTCAttgccatgctggctgtgagggtcCTGGCTGAGCAGAACATCATCCCCACCGTCACAAACGTTACCTGCTACTACCAGCCAGCCCCTTATGTCAGTGAAATAAACTTCAACTACTATGTCACCCACGTGCAGCCCTTCCTGCCTTGCAATCAGTCTTACCCAACGTGGCTTCCCTGTAACTGA